The following are encoded together in the Candidatus Protochlamydia phocaeensis genome:
- a CDS encoding DUF29 family protein: MHLVKSLFREITLQSHQKKIENFLKGSLSLSKELNEIHSSCYKWAKKQIEIERDFIAPEECLWKVEEFCHFLDLKPNNEN; the protein is encoded by the coding sequence ATACATCTCGTCAAAAGCTTATTCCGAGAGATAACTTTACAATCTCATCAAAAAAAAATTGAAAATTTTCTAAAGGGATCTCTTAGCTTAAGTAAGGAATTAAACGAAATTCATTCCTCCTGTTATAAATGGGCTAAAAAGCAAATAGAAATAGAACGTGATTTTATTGCCCCTGAAGAATGCCTTTGGAAGGTTGAGGAATTCTGCCATTTCTTAGATCTGAAACCGAATAACGAAAATTAA